The proteins below come from a single Burkholderia sp. PAMC 26561 genomic window:
- a CDS encoding cytochrome C oxidase subunit II: MSNEHQSHASADMAARIERKWALLVAIILCVLVAMTIFTGLHWAMMPPSRVETVRPDTLNISGEFIESNLGSAVEADGSVTVRVVAQQYSFTPQCLLIPTDTPITFRATSADVVHGFLITNTNINSMLEPGYISTFKTTFTQPAEHLMPCHEFCGTGHQGMWAHVKVIDKSTFLQMANANGSRRLSCVK, translated from the coding sequence ATGAGCAATGAACACCAGTCGCATGCATCGGCGGACATGGCCGCGCGCATCGAGCGCAAATGGGCACTGCTTGTCGCGATCATCCTGTGCGTGCTTGTCGCCATGACGATCTTCACGGGCCTTCACTGGGCAATGATGCCGCCCTCGCGCGTGGAGACGGTGCGTCCCGATACGCTCAACATAAGCGGTGAGTTCATCGAAAGCAATCTGGGCAGCGCGGTTGAAGCGGATGGATCGGTCACGGTCCGAGTGGTCGCGCAACAGTATTCGTTCACGCCGCAATGCCTGCTGATTCCAACCGATACCCCTATTACGTTCCGCGCCACGAGCGCTGACGTGGTGCATGGTTTCCTGATCACGAACACGAACATCAATTCAATGCTCGAGCCTGGCTATATCTCGACTTTCAAGACGACCTTCACGCAACCGGCCGAGCACCTGATGCCGTGCCACGAGTTCTGCGGCACAGGGCATCAGGGCATGTGGGCGCATGTGAAGGTCATCGACAAATCCACTTTCCTTCAGATGGCAAACGCTAACGGTTCGCGGAGATTAAGCTGTGTTAAATAG
- a CDS encoding NmrA family NAD(P)-binding protein: protein MFAITGITGQVGGVVARLLLASGHDVRAVVRDAAKGEAWAKEGCEVAVADVNDQHALQHAFEGTEGVFVLLPPTFDPTQGFPEARKAIASLRAALAAARPKKVVVLSTIGAQATQPNLLNQLQIMEQELGTLPMPIAFLRAAWFIENAAWDIAPARETGIVPSFLQPLDKLVPMVATADIGRVAADLLRETWTGRRVIELEGTQRVSPDMIAASLGRLLGRDVRMNIVPRDTWEDLFRSQGMTNPLPRMQMIDGFNEEWICFEGGQNEVRRGRVPLDTVLQSLIEKGA from the coding sequence ATGTTCGCTATCACCGGAATCACGGGTCAGGTCGGGGGAGTCGTCGCACGTTTGCTGCTCGCATCGGGTCACGATGTCCGCGCCGTGGTGCGCGATGCAGCAAAAGGAGAAGCGTGGGCGAAGGAGGGCTGCGAAGTAGCGGTCGCCGACGTCAACGATCAACACGCGCTTCAGCACGCGTTCGAAGGCACGGAAGGCGTATTCGTCCTATTGCCGCCGACCTTCGATCCGACGCAGGGCTTTCCCGAGGCGCGCAAGGCGATCGCTTCGCTGCGGGCCGCGCTTGCCGCAGCCAGGCCGAAAAAGGTCGTGGTGCTCTCGACCATCGGCGCGCAAGCCACACAGCCCAACTTGCTCAACCAGCTCCAGATCATGGAGCAGGAACTCGGCACGTTGCCCATGCCGATCGCGTTTCTTCGTGCTGCGTGGTTCATCGAAAACGCAGCCTGGGATATTGCGCCGGCCCGTGAAACGGGTATCGTCCCGAGCTTCCTTCAGCCGCTCGACAAACTCGTTCCCATGGTCGCCACCGCCGATATCGGCCGGGTCGCAGCAGATTTGTTGCGCGAGACGTGGACGGGTCGGCGGGTCATTGAGCTTGAGGGGACGCAGCGCGTATCGCCGGACATGATCGCCGCGAGCCTTGGACGGTTGCTCGGACGCGATGTCCGCATGAACATCGTGCCGCGTGATACTTGGGAAGACCTTTTCCGCTCGCAGGGCATGACCAATCCGCTGCCGCGCATGCAGATGATCGACGGGTTCAACGAAGAATGGATCTGCTTCGAAGGCGGTCAAAACGAGGTGCGTCGCGGCCGTGTTCCGCTCGATACCGTGCTGCAATCGCTGATCGAAAAGGGAGCTTGA
- a CDS encoding YceI family protein: MHIFTSRWLLVAAAAAALFTTAAAQAQVDTAKSTVTATSRQMNVLVDGKFKKFTATLDFDPAKPAAGNASINIDTASYDLGDDSYNKQAQDKDWFDVAHFPNATFASTSIAPAGGNKFNVAGKLTIKGKSQNVTVPVTVTQQGATQTFDGALPIKRTQFDVGSGEWKDTSVVADEVVIKFHLVALKK; encoded by the coding sequence ATGCATATTTTTACTTCCCGATGGCTGCTCGTGGCGGCCGCCGCTGCAGCGCTTTTCACGACCGCCGCCGCCCAGGCCCAGGTCGACACCGCCAAAAGCACCGTGACGGCGACGTCCAGGCAGATGAACGTGCTTGTCGATGGCAAGTTCAAGAAGTTCACCGCAACCCTCGACTTCGATCCCGCCAAGCCGGCTGCCGGCAACGCGAGCATCAACATCGATACCGCCAGCTACGATCTCGGCGACGACAGCTACAACAAGCAGGCGCAAGACAAGGACTGGTTCGACGTCGCGCATTTCCCTAACGCGACCTTCGCGTCAACGTCCATCGCGCCGGCCGGCGGCAACAAATTCAACGTGGCCGGCAAGCTGACCATCAAGGGCAAATCCCAGAACGTCACGGTGCCGGTCACTGTCACGCAGCAGGGTGCCACGCAGACCTTCGATGGCGCGCTGCCCATCAAACGCACGCAGTTCGATGTCGGTTCGGGCGAGTGGAAAGACACGTCGGTCGTCGCCGATGAAGTCGTCATCAAGTTCCATCTCGTCGCGCTCAAGAAATAA
- a CDS encoding b(o/a)3-type cytochrome-c oxidase subunit 1 encodes MLNSKRLVLAHFWLGFISFGGALLLGAWQMWVRSPLHPWLHNPELYYRSVTAHGSAMGYVFPTLIAMGFGYAVTELALKKPLIGVRWAWAGFILVAVGTVTAMVPVAMGLASVLYTFYPPMIGNAFFYIGIVLVVVGSWIWVGLMSVNLIAWKRANRGVPVPLAMFASVAGAYLWGWTAVGAAIEILFQILPVALGFKTTIDAGLARVFFSWTLHAIVYFWLMPAYIAYYTIMPRAIGGRLYSDSMARISFILFLVVSMPIGIHHLFADPQVGSGFKFMHSVFTALVAVPTLLTVFTICASVEIAARLRGGRGTFGWLKALPWQNPMMLALAFSFVMLGFGGAGGIINMSYQLDSTIHNTQWVTGHFHLIFAGAIVIMYFAIAYDLWPHLTGRAMTQLRLMRWQLWLWFVGMIVLTFPWHFTGILGMPRRMAFFDYTDPELAAQAMSVIISTIGGFILVVSAVMFFIVLIRAHRGPHVVVEEYRFSTAVHESKTIPVALNSFGLWLALMIGLTLFNYGYPVASLVSRSDTSVPAIQIGGPQR; translated from the coding sequence GTGTTAAATAGCAAGCGACTCGTTCTCGCGCATTTCTGGCTCGGCTTCATCAGCTTCGGCGGCGCCTTGTTGCTGGGCGCCTGGCAGATGTGGGTGCGCAGCCCGCTGCACCCGTGGCTGCACAATCCGGAGCTTTACTATCGCTCGGTGACCGCGCACGGCTCGGCGATGGGCTATGTATTTCCCACGCTGATTGCAATGGGGTTCGGCTATGCGGTGACCGAGCTTGCGCTGAAGAAGCCGTTGATCGGCGTGCGCTGGGCATGGGCCGGTTTCATTCTGGTTGCAGTAGGTACCGTCACTGCAATGGTCCCGGTCGCGATGGGACTTGCGTCCGTGCTCTATACGTTTTATCCGCCGATGATCGGCAACGCCTTCTTTTATATCGGCATTGTGCTGGTCGTGGTCGGCTCGTGGATCTGGGTCGGACTCATGTCGGTCAACCTGATCGCGTGGAAGCGTGCGAATCGTGGCGTACCCGTCCCGCTCGCCATGTTCGCAAGCGTTGCAGGCGCATACCTCTGGGGATGGACTGCGGTGGGCGCCGCTATCGAGATCCTGTTCCAGATCCTGCCGGTGGCGCTCGGCTTCAAGACGACTATCGATGCAGGCCTTGCCCGCGTGTTCTTCTCGTGGACGCTGCATGCAATCGTCTACTTCTGGCTGATGCCTGCGTACATTGCGTATTACACCATCATGCCGCGCGCAATCGGCGGCCGGTTGTACAGCGATTCCATGGCGCGCATCTCGTTCATCCTGTTTCTCGTGGTCTCCATGCCGATCGGCATTCACCATCTTTTCGCCGACCCACAGGTAGGTTCCGGCTTCAAGTTCATGCATTCAGTGTTCACCGCACTGGTCGCCGTGCCGACCCTTCTAACAGTATTCACCATCTGCGCGTCCGTGGAAATCGCAGCACGTTTGCGCGGCGGACGGGGAACCTTCGGCTGGCTCAAGGCGCTGCCCTGGCAGAACCCGATGATGCTCGCACTCGCATTCTCATTCGTGATGCTTGGCTTCGGCGGGGCGGGCGGCATCATCAACATGAGCTATCAGCTCGACTCCACGATCCACAATACGCAGTGGGTGACCGGGCACTTTCACCTGATCTTCGCGGGCGCGATCGTCATCATGTACTTCGCGATTGCCTACGATCTCTGGCCGCATCTCACCGGCCGCGCGATGACGCAACTCAGGCTCATGCGCTGGCAATTGTGGTTGTGGTTTGTCGGCATGATCGTGCTGACGTTCCCGTGGCATTTCACCGGCATCCTCGGTATGCCCCGACGCATGGCCTTCTTCGATTACACCGATCCCGAGCTTGCCGCGCAGGCCATGTCGGTGATCATCTCGACCATTGGCGGGTTCATCCTGGTGGTGTCCGCAGTGATGTTTTTTATCGTGCTGATCCGCGCGCATCGTGGGCCGCATGTGGTGGTGGAAGAGTACCGCTTCAGCACGGCGGTGCATGAATCGAAGACCATTCCTGTTGCGTTAAACAGCTTCGGCTTGTGGCTTGCATTGATGATCGGCCTGACGCTTTTCAACTACGGTTATCCAGTTGCATCGCTGGTGTCGCGCTCGGACACGTCCGTGCCGGCCATTCAAATTGGAGGGCCGCAGCGATGA
- a CDS encoding YceI family protein → MKKNLLIAAAGALFVAASFNAMAAEVTYQLDPNHTYPSFETDHFGGISVWRGKFDKSSGTVTIDREAKKGTLEATIDMTSINIGNEKLDGELKSAQFFDTEKFPTATYKGTSMKFKGDVPVEVIGDLTFHGVTKPVNLKIESFKCFTNPMMKKEVCGTESTGTFDRADFGVDYGKAYGFKMKTTLHIQAEGVRQ, encoded by the coding sequence ATGAAAAAGAACCTTTTGATCGCGGCAGCAGGCGCGTTGTTCGTGGCGGCATCGTTTAACGCAATGGCCGCTGAAGTCACGTACCAACTCGATCCGAACCATACGTACCCGAGCTTCGAGACCGATCACTTCGGCGGCATCTCGGTGTGGCGCGGCAAGTTCGACAAGAGCAGCGGCACGGTGACGATCGATCGCGAAGCGAAGAAGGGCACGCTGGAAGCGACCATCGACATGACGTCGATCAACATCGGCAATGAGAAGCTCGACGGTGAACTGAAGAGCGCGCAGTTCTTCGATACCGAAAAATTCCCGACGGCAACCTACAAGGGCACGTCGATGAAGTTCAAGGGCGACGTGCCGGTGGAAGTGATCGGCGATCTGACGTTTCATGGCGTGACGAAGCCGGTGAACCTGAAGATCGAATCTTTCAAGTGCTTCACGAACCCGATGATGAAGAAGGAAGTGTGCGGCACGGAATCGACGGGCACGTTCGATCGCGCTGACTTCGGTGTGGACTACGGCAAAGCATACGGCTTCAAGATGAAGACGACGCTGCATATCCAGGCTGAAGGTGTGCGCCAGTAA
- a CDS encoding c-type cytochrome: MQARVLACAACHGAQGEGTSNDYYPRLSGKPAGYLYNQLLAFRDGRRQYPPMNYLLAYLPDAYLHQIAEHLAGERPPFPVLPPVTADAATLALGKSLVNNGAPTRKIPACAACHGAALTGMEPAVPGLLGLHADYITAQLGAWRYGTRKTLAPDCMHDITSKLADRDITAIAAYLASLPAPVDPVPVAAGSLKMPLACGTVPNP, translated from the coding sequence ATGCAGGCGCGCGTTCTTGCTTGCGCCGCGTGTCACGGCGCGCAAGGCGAGGGTACGAGCAATGATTATTATCCGCGGCTCTCGGGCAAGCCCGCCGGTTATCTTTACAACCAGTTACTTGCCTTTAGGGACGGCCGCCGGCAGTACCCGCCAATGAATTATTTATTGGCTTATCTCCCGGACGCTTATTTGCATCAGATTGCCGAACATCTTGCCGGCGAGCGGCCGCCTTTTCCTGTACTGCCACCTGTGACCGCCGACGCAGCGACACTCGCACTGGGCAAGTCGCTCGTGAATAACGGTGCGCCGACGCGCAAGATTCCCGCGTGCGCTGCATGTCATGGCGCGGCGCTTACCGGTATGGAGCCTGCCGTTCCGGGCTTGCTTGGCTTGCATGCCGACTACATCACCGCGCAATTGGGCGCGTGGCGTTACGGCACCCGCAAGACGCTTGCGCCCGATTGCATGCATGACATCACCAGCAAGCTTGCCGATCGCGATATCACCGCCATAGCGGCATATCTGGCGTCCTTGCCGGCTCCGGTCGATCCCGTTCCGGTCGCGGCCGGCTCTCTCAAGATGCCGCTCGCTTGCGGCACTGTCCCTAACCCTTAA
- a CDS encoding helix-turn-helix domain-containing protein yields MVDTGSFSATARHYDVSQPAVLKAIAQLEDWLGVNSCSAFRLASSTGQCVVAARLCVARPLTYHAVPKRNLHL; encoded by the coding sequence GTGGTTGATACCGGCTCGTTCTCCGCGACCGCACGACACTACGATGTCAGCCAGCCCGCTGTATTGAAGGCAATCGCGCAGCTTGAGGATTGGCTCGGCGTGAATTCCTGCTCTGCGTTTCGATTAGCGTCATCGACGGGACAATGTGTTGTAGCGGCGCGGCTATGTGTCGCGCGCCCGCTCACCTACCATGCCGTACCGAAACGCAATCTTCATCTCTGA
- a CDS encoding SDR family oxidoreductase — protein MTNIDVSGRLEGKKIVVLGGSSGIGYAVAEYAVEEGARVVIASSNAQRVAAAAESLGPKVEGHALDLTDERAIQSFFDATGNFDHLVFTAGDSLRLGELAKTDLSEARRAFDIRYWGALTAVKHGAPHMTKGGSIVLTTGIAALRPHSGWAFGASVCGAMEALTRALAVELAPLRVNAVSPGLVATNLWQNMSEADRAAMYEQAGKHLPAGRVGEARDVAAAYLFLMECGFATGQTYVVDGGGVLV, from the coding sequence ATGACGAACATCGATGTGAGCGGGCGGCTCGAGGGCAAGAAAATTGTCGTGCTCGGCGGTTCGTCAGGGATTGGCTACGCGGTCGCGGAGTACGCCGTGGAGGAAGGCGCGCGGGTCGTGATTGCATCGAGTAACGCGCAACGGGTGGCGGCTGCGGCGGAATCGCTTGGACCGAAGGTGGAAGGCCACGCGCTTGATCTCACCGACGAGCGCGCCATCCAGTCGTTCTTCGATGCAACCGGAAACTTCGATCACCTGGTCTTCACCGCCGGCGATTCGTTGCGGCTTGGAGAGCTTGCGAAGACGGATCTAAGCGAGGCGCGGCGCGCATTCGATATCCGCTACTGGGGGGCGCTTACCGCCGTCAAACATGGCGCGCCGCATATGACGAAGGGTGGATCGATCGTCCTGACTACGGGCATTGCGGCGTTGCGTCCGCATAGCGGCTGGGCGTTCGGCGCAAGCGTCTGCGGCGCGATGGAAGCACTGACGCGTGCGCTGGCCGTCGAACTCGCACCGTTGCGGGTGAATGCGGTTTCGCCGGGCCTGGTCGCGACCAACCTGTGGCAGAACATGTCCGAGGCAGATCGCGCAGCCATGTACGAGCAGGCTGGCAAACACCTGCCCGCAGGACGCGTAGGCGAAGCACGTGACGTCGCCGCCGCGTATCTGTTCCTGATGGAATGCGGCTTTGCGACGGGCCAGACCTACGTGGTGGACGGCGGAGGGGTGCTGGTTTAA
- a CDS encoding c-type cytochrome yields the protein MNEERLFSLRNRWFTVTVGGTLALALFSAAVGFIWLPSAQKDQPFQGVWNAICSAAGVPQQWLRITTATPVPLTQTSLVAMTPQLLGVPSSASIGRGATLAMRCTMCHGAMGVSDANSPNLAGQFASVIYKQLLDFQSGARRNAVMSPMAANLTDQEMRDLAAYYRYLPKPAASRTDAIASMSAPDIVAHGSPMRNIASCASCHGGIDHKAGTPWLEGMPYAYSKGQLQAFANGTRHNDINEQMRNVARNMTPDEIDAAARYYAGVRP from the coding sequence ATGAACGAAGAACGCCTGTTCTCGTTACGCAACCGCTGGTTCACTGTCACGGTCGGCGGTACGCTGGCGCTGGCTTTGTTTTCGGCAGCGGTAGGCTTCATCTGGTTGCCGTCCGCACAAAAGGACCAGCCGTTCCAGGGCGTATGGAACGCGATCTGCAGCGCAGCCGGCGTGCCGCAACAGTGGTTGCGCATCACGACCGCGACGCCAGTGCCTTTGACGCAAACAAGCCTTGTCGCGATGACGCCGCAATTGCTTGGTGTACCGAGCAGCGCTTCCATTGGCCGTGGTGCGACCCTGGCCATGCGATGCACGATGTGCCACGGGGCTATGGGCGTGAGCGATGCCAACTCGCCCAATCTTGCCGGTCAGTTTGCGTCCGTGATCTATAAGCAGTTGCTCGACTTTCAGTCGGGCGCGCGGCGTAATGCGGTCATGTCGCCAATGGCCGCCAACCTTACCGATCAGGAAATGCGTGACCTGGCTGCGTATTATAGGTATCTGCCCAAGCCAGCAGCTTCGCGCACCGATGCCATTGCGTCCATGTCCGCACCCGATATCGTGGCGCATGGTTCGCCCATGCGAAACATCGCTTCGTGTGCTTCGTGTCATGGCGGGATCGATCACAAGGCAGGGACGCCCTGGCTCGAGGGCATGCCATACGCGTATTCGAAAGGGCAATTGCAGGCGTTTGCGAACGGAACGCGTCATAACGATATCAACGAGCAAATGCGTAATGTCGCGCGGAACATGACACCGGATGAGATCGATGCTGCGGCCCGGTATTACGCCGGTGTCCGACCTTAA
- a CDS encoding c-type cytochrome, protein MLLCMFVVASNAQAADPSIVARGEYLARAGDCIACHTVPAGKLFGGGRPMETPFGTLYTPNISSDKESGIGKWSSAEFYNMMHTGKSRTGELLYPAMPFASYTKVTRTDSDAIYAYLLSTPPIAQPNRAHELRFPFNQRSLLYGWRALYFRAGEYQPDTTQSVEWNRGAYLVEGLGHCTMCHTAINALGGNSTSKRFEGGLIPIQNWYAPSLTSNKEAGLGDWSIEDISDLLQAGVSNRGAVYGPMAEVVYDSFQYLSDEDIRSVAVYLKTLPSRAGEKITPPTPALAEEKNTMSPLGKKIYDAQCAVCHATQGEGKLPHFPPLAANQSIQMTSSVNPIRMVLNGGYAPGTKKNPMPYGMPPFAQSLSDVEVAAVVTYIRTAWGNHGTPVSAKDVNALRSAPLY, encoded by the coding sequence ATGCTTCTCTGCATGTTTGTCGTGGCGTCAAATGCGCAAGCGGCTGACCCGTCAATCGTTGCTCGTGGCGAATACCTTGCGCGCGCCGGTGATTGCATCGCGTGTCATACCGTTCCTGCCGGCAAGCTCTTTGGTGGCGGCCGGCCAATGGAAACACCATTCGGTACGCTCTATACACCGAACATTTCGTCGGATAAAGAGAGCGGTATCGGCAAGTGGAGCTCGGCTGAGTTCTACAACATGATGCACACGGGCAAGTCGCGCACCGGCGAACTGCTTTATCCCGCCATGCCGTTTGCGTCTTACACCAAAGTGACGCGCACCGATTCCGATGCGATCTATGCGTATCTCTTGTCCACACCTCCCATTGCGCAGCCCAACCGTGCGCACGAATTGCGGTTTCCGTTCAATCAGCGTTCGTTGCTTTACGGCTGGCGTGCGTTGTACTTTCGCGCGGGGGAGTACCAGCCGGACACCACGCAGTCGGTCGAGTGGAACCGCGGCGCATATCTGGTTGAGGGCCTCGGCCACTGCACCATGTGTCACACCGCGATCAATGCGCTAGGCGGCAACTCAACATCCAAACGTTTCGAAGGCGGCCTGATTCCGATCCAGAACTGGTATGCGCCTTCGTTGACATCGAATAAGGAAGCGGGGCTTGGCGACTGGAGCATCGAAGACATTTCCGATCTGCTGCAAGCGGGGGTATCGAACCGTGGCGCCGTGTACGGCCCCATGGCGGAAGTCGTGTACGACAGCTTCCAGTATCTGTCCGACGAAGACATTCGTTCGGTCGCCGTCTATCTGAAGACGCTGCCTTCACGCGCCGGGGAAAAGATCACGCCGCCCACACCGGCGCTTGCCGAGGAAAAGAACACCATGTCGCCGCTCGGCAAGAAGATCTACGACGCGCAATGTGCTGTTTGTCATGCGACGCAGGGCGAGGGCAAGCTGCCGCATTTCCCGCCGCTCGCAGCCAATCAGTCCATCCAGATGACGTCGTCCGTGAATCCGATTCGCATGGTGCTCAACGGCGGTTACGCGCCAGGCACGAAGAAAAATCCCATGCCTTACGGTATGCCGCCTTTTGCGCAATCGCTCTCGGATGTCGAAGTCGCGGCAGTGGTCACGTATATCCGTACCGCCTGGGGCAACCACGGCACGCCGGTGAGTGCAAAAGATGTCAACGCGTTGCGCTCCGCGCCACTTTATTGA